The genomic DNA ACAACGCCTTATTATTTTCAGAGTATATCGGAAAGGATGACCCCCCTCTAAAAAAAGCGAAACAATTCATCATCAAAAACGGGGGCATTGGAGAATCAGGTACATTTACAAAAATACTTCTAGCGGTCACAGGTCAATTCGACTGGAATGATCTCGTTCCAGTACCGATTGAGATCTTGCTCCTTCCGAAGACATCTCCTTTGCAATTCTATGATATCTCGGTATTTGGAAGGGCCAATATCGCACCAATACTCATCCTTCGCGAAAAGAAATACCAACTGAAAACCAAGCATACCCCTGATCTCTCAGATTTATATATCAACCAAAATAGGTCGGTTTCAGAAGAAGTACGAGGGTTACTGGCATCTGTAAAAGATGAATTAAAGAAAATTGCAGAAAGCCCTGCTAGGCTGAAGGAAAAAGCCTTAAAAGCCGCGGAATCCTATATGTTAAAACGAATTGAACCGGATGGAACACTCCTCAGTTACTTCAGCTCTACCTTATTTATGATCTATGCTCTTATGGCATTGGGATATAACAAAAATCATCCTCTTATTCGGAATGCTATCAATGGAATCTGGAGCATGGCTCAGGAAGTGGATGGCACGATGCATATGCAATATACGACGGCGAATGTATGGAACACTTCCTTAATCAGTCATGCTTTACAACAGGCAGGAGTTGATGCTCAGCATCCGAGCATTATTCGTGCAAATCAATATTTGCTATCTAAACAACATCACCTATTTGGAGATTGGGTATTGAACAATCCCGATACAATGCCGGGCGGGTGGGGGTTCTCGAACATCAATACGATCAACCCCGATGTGGATGATTCGACTGCCAGTTTAAGGGCACTCCGAACACAAATCAGTCATCAACCCGTTTACCAACCGGTATGGACGAGAGGGACGAAATGGGTTCTTTCCATGCAGAATAAAGATGGTGGATGGCCAGCCTTTGAAAAAGGCGTGGATAAACATTGGTTAGCGTTAGCACCGATTCAAGGGGCTGAATACTTACTTCTCGATCCATCCACAGCAGATTTGACAGGGAGGACACTTGAATTCTTAGGAAACTATACACATCTGAATAAGAACCACCCTTCAATGAAGCAGGGTGTGAAATGGCTCATTGAACATCAGCTTGAAGATGGTTCATGGTATGGCCGGTGGGGAATTTGTTATATTTATGGAACTTGGGCTGCCTTAACAGGAATGGCAGCCTGCAGCGTAAGTGCTGACAACCGTTCAATTCGTAAAGCAATCAATTGGCTGAAATCCATTCAGAATGAAGATGGCGGATGGGGAGAGTCCTGTAATAGTGATATTGAAAGAAAATATGTTCCTCTTGGTGAAAGCACACTTACACACACTGCTTGGGCAGTAGATGCGTTAATCGCAGTATCTGAGCTACCTACACCCGAAATCGAAAAAGGCATCTCCTATTTGACGCTCAATGGAGGGAAGATGGATTGGACAGAACAATACCCGAAAGGCCAAGGAATGGCTGCAGGATTTTACATCCATTATCATAGTTATCGTTACATCTGGCCTTTACTGGCGTTAAGTCATTACAAGTCAAAATACGAGTGAAGCATCGAAGCTCATTCTGACAAAAGTCCTGGCATTTCGGCAGAGTTCGAATTAAAGGGTTGCGTTTTTAGAGGGTTGCTGGTGTATAATGAAAAAGTAGTAGAAAAATTTCATACATTAAGAATTTGGTGGAGGTGCCTCTATTGAAGGTAACCTTCTTAAAAGGGAAGTTGGTGCAATTCCAACGCGGTCCCGCCACTGTAATTGGGAGCTTACTGCAACCTGCCACTGTACATACTTTGTATGGGAAGGCGCAGAAAGTGATGACCATGAGCCAGGAGACCTGCCATATTCTGAAAACACTTACAAACCTACGCGGATGGGGAGGTGTGTCTCGAATTTTCGAATATTATGTCCAAGAGGCAATTCGAACATTTCAACGACATCTTCATGTTCAGGTGAAGATGTTTTTTTAATTTCTTTATTTTTGTTGATTTCTGAAATGGAACCGTAAGGCGGCGACTCCAGCGTTGCCCACGGAAAGCGCCCGCCTGTAGTTAAAATATCAACAAAAAGCGATCAATCTATCAAACCAAACAGGAGGCTTCACCATGAAAAGAATGTCTAGCTTACTAACTGCAATTTTGCTCGTAATCGGCCTATTAGCGGGGTGCGGTGCTGAACCGACAACAAGTGATTCTGATAAATCTGAATCTAGCAACACGGGACAAGCAGAACAGGATAACTTTCCGGTTACGATAAAGGATGCACTTGACCATGAAGTGACAATAAATGAAAAGCCTGAAAGAATTGTTTCTTTAATTCCTAGTAATACTGAAATTGCCTATGATTTAGGACTAAGCGAAGAAATCGTCGGGGTTTCGGACTTCGATAATTATCCAGAAGAAGTCAATGAAAAAGAGAAGGTCGGGGGACAGGAGATCAACGTGGAAAA from Pseudalkalibacillus sp. SCS-8 includes the following:
- the shc gene encoding squalene--hopene cyclase codes for the protein MVGAIEQEINRIVNILLRDQKEDGSWDYAFDTGIITDTYTIILLRTLGINDEYLILSLMERILKKQEKDGSWKLFRDQAEGDLSTTIQAYNALLFSEYIGKDDPPLKKAKQFIIKNGGIGESGTFTKILLAVTGQFDWNDLVPVPIEILLLPKTSPLQFYDISVFGRANIAPILILREKKYQLKTKHTPDLSDLYINQNRSVSEEVRGLLASVKDELKKIAESPARLKEKALKAAESYMLKRIEPDGTLLSYFSSTLFMIYALMALGYNKNHPLIRNAINGIWSMAQEVDGTMHMQYTTANVWNTSLISHALQQAGVDAQHPSIIRANQYLLSKQHHLFGDWVLNNPDTMPGGWGFSNINTINPDVDDSTASLRALRTQISHQPVYQPVWTRGTKWVLSMQNKDGGWPAFEKGVDKHWLALAPIQGAEYLLLDPSTADLTGRTLEFLGNYTHLNKNHPSMKQGVKWLIEHQLEDGSWYGRWGICYIYGTWAALTGMAACSVSADNRSIRKAINWLKSIQNEDGGWGESCNSDIERKYVPLGESTLTHTAWAVDALIAVSELPTPEIEKGISYLTLNGGKMDWTEQYPKGQGMAAGFYIHYHSYRYIWPLLALSHYKSKYE